The genomic stretch TGGAGCACTGGCTCACGGGTGTGGAAGGAGAGAAACAGTATTCGATGCACTGGAATACGGTCGCCTGTGGCTTTTTGCTGACAGGATCAAGCGGCCTGGGCCTGCTCTCATTGAAGTTGCACTGGTCGGTGCTCAGTCCGGAACAGACGGGTCAACTTCCGTCCGGTTTCGTCTCACTGCTTTCGCTCGTCATTGCCGGGGTCGCCCTGATGGTCTGGGGATTGAGAGCGATTCAGGCGGAAGGAAAAGCCTCCGACCCGGCCGAGGGAACTCCGACGTCGAGCGAGCCCGTCGACGGTCCGTTTCCTCCGGGCATGGGACCGCGGTATCTGGCCATTGCTCTCGGGGGACTGATTTCGGCGGCCGTTTGCCTCGCAGGAATCGGATTGCTACTCGCCGGGTTCCTCACTGATCCTGCGTCCGATGCTCGCTGGGCCTGGTTCGGTGCGGGAGGAGGAACACTCATCGGCGGACTCGGCGGAGCGATCGGCGTATGGCGAACACATCGACTTGTCGGGGGCGGCCGTGATCCCATGAATGACAGCGAATGGAACGCGCTCGATTCGATCTTTCTCCTCGTCTTGCAGCTCAGTGGGGCAGCCGTGCTTGGTGGAGGACTTTTCTGGCGCGAACTTGGTTATGGGGCGGCTCTCACGACAGTTCTCCTGGGAACTATACTCGGGTTGAACACCGGCGGCTTCAGTGTGTGGCGCTGGTCGGTGCGATCGTCAAAACAGAAGGGGCAGAGCGGAGATCGACTCGATCCCCAACTGGTGATGATCGCAGCCGGCATGCTGCTCGGAGCCGTGCTCGCTGCCGGCGGTCTGACTCTGCTCGTCATCGGCAGTCTCTGGCAGCCCGGCGGCGAAAAGATGATCGGCGCCTGGATGGGGAGTGGCTTCGGGTGCTTCTTCGGTGGCATGGGGGCCTTCATCGGCTGCTGGAATTCGTACCGCCACCGCGAAGGGGCAATCGATCTCTGGGAGGCACCTCATCGCACATGGTTCGACATGCTCATGGCCATCGATGCGGCCCTCGGTCTGGGAACCTTGATCGCGGCTCTCGCACTGCCGACAACCTGGAGTCTGGAATTTCGCTGGTCCCTCGGACTGATCGGCGTGATCCTCCTCTTCCAGAGCAGCCTCTTTGGCCTGATGCGGGGGCTCGGCTATCGCAGCGCCATGCAAACGCTGGACGAACTTCACCCCGACCGGCCGATCGAATCGCAATGACGGTTTCAGATCATCGCGACTGCGAGAAGGAAGGCTGGATCGATCACAGTTGCAAATTTTTGCTGGTGCCATCAATCACCGCGGTATTAGAATCGAGGGCATGATTCAGCTCACCCAGGAACAACGCGATGCCCTCAGCCGGAGCCACGACCGAATCGAATTCGAAGATCCGATCACGAAGAAGGTCTACGTGCTGGCCGAACGCGACCTCTGGTTAAGATCCCCGGCTCCCTTAGCTGAGAACGCCGACCTGGTGACGATTCAGAGAGAGATTCGCGAATTGGAAGCCGGCGAAGGGATGGGCTTCGACGAGTTACGAAAAGAGCTCTATACAGAGATGCGAGAAGAGTTCGGACTCCCCCTCCCGGAGATCGAATGAGTTTTCGTTTGATCATTCTCCCCAGGGCCCGAGCGGAAATGTTCGCTACGTCTCGATGGTGGGCAGAGAATCGCGATCGCGCTCAGGCTGCTGCCTGGATCGATGGATTTTTCAGGAAACTCCAGCCCCTCGGCACGAGGATCCTCTTTCCTACCCGCTCGCGGACGAAAGTGACCCGTTCCGCGATGAAATCCGCCAGTTGAATTACGGGCTTCCGGGCAAGCCGACCCATCGCACCCTGTTCACGGTTGTTTCCCCCGACAAGGTTGTCGTGCTCACTATTCGCCATCTGGCTCAAGGCCCGATCGATCCCCGTGACGTCAATCCCTGACATGCGACTCCGGCATGCAACTTCTGTTCTGGCAACACGTTCAGTCTCCCGCCCCTTAACTCTACGGCCCCCATTGGAACTCGCTCCGCTCCGCGGGTAGAATGGCGTCGTGGAACGAATTCACACGTGCCGCGACCAGCTGTCGCCGCGTTTTTGATGGACCTTTCTGCCCGTCGAGGATGACCATGATCACGGAGGCGACCTCCCCGCAGCGTCCGTTTGCTCACCTGCACTGCCACAGCCATTACAGCCTGCTTGATGGAGCCAACCGCATTCCCGCCATGATCGAAAAGGTCAAGGCGAACAACATGAATGCGCTGGCCATCACCGATCACGGCAACCTGTTCGGCGCTCTGGAGTTTTACCAGAAATGCAAAGCGGCTGACGTCAATCCGATCATCGGTTACGAGGCCTACATCGCGCCCGGAAAGCGGACCGACCGCAGCGCGAGCCGCATGAAGGAAGCCAGCTTCCACCTGACCCTGCTGGCCCAGAACAAAACCGGCTTTCAAAACCTGATCAAGATGGCCTCTTCGGCCTATCTGGAAGGGTTCTACTACAAGCCGCGAATCGACAAGGACCTGCTCGAAGCCCACAGCGAGGGGATCATCTGTCTGTCCGGCTGCGCGTCGAGCGAACTGTCGCACTACCTGCTCAGTGAAAATCACAAAGAAGCCGAGCAATTGCTCCGCTGGTACGAAAAGACCTTCGGCGACAGGCTCTATCTCGAGATTCAGGATTCCGGCGTGCAGATCCAGAAGGACTGCATGGAGCGGACGATTGAACTGGCCGACCGGTTCGGATTTCCTCTCGTCGCCACCAACGACGCCCACTATCTCAATCAGGAAGACGCCGGCTCCCACGAAGTTCTGCTCTGCGTGAATACCCGCACGACCATGCAGAACGAAAAGCGGATGAAGCTCGACAGTTGCGAGTTTCATCTCCGCACGCCAGAGGAAATGTACAACGCCTTTCCGCACTGCCCCGATGCCGTCGGCCGCAGCCAGGAAATCGCCGATCGCTGCGACATCGATCTCGATCTCACCGCGCGCCACTATCCAGTATTCCAGCCGCCCGAAGGCAAGACCGACGTCACCTTTCTTCGCGAGCTCTGCGAGAAGGGCCTCCAGTGGCGTTACGGGGATCAGCCGGCTCAGGTTTATTATGACCGGCTCGAGATCGAACTTGGCGTCATCGAGAAGATGGGCTACAGCAGCTACTTCCTCATCGTCTGGGACTTCGCCCGCTTCGCCCGCGAGAAGGGCATCCCCTGCACCGCCCGTGGTTCGGCCTGCGGAGCTCTGGTCGCCTATCTACTCGGACTCGGCGATGTCTGTCCGATTCAGTACGACCTGCTCTTCGAACGATTCCTCGACCCGAGTCGCTCCGAAGCGCCCGATATCGATATCGACTTCTGCCGCGATCGCCGGCAGTGGGTCATCGATTACGTGAAGGAGAAGTACGGCGAGGAGAGTGTCGCCCAGATCGGCACTTTCGGAACGCTCAAGGCCAAAGCCGCTCTCCGCGATGTCGGCCGCGCCCTGGATGTCCCGCTGCATCGGGTCAACGAAATCGCCAAGATGGTGCCCGAACAGCTCGGCATCAAACTCAAAGACGCCATCGAATCGACCGCGGAACTCAGAGAGCAGTACGACTCCGATCCACAGATCAAGGAGATGCTCGACTTCGCCATGGCGCTGGAAGGGCTCGCCCGGAACGTCGGGACGCACGCCGCCGGCGTGGTGATTGGCGACCGCCCGCTCGATGAATACATCCCTCTGCAGCGGATCACCGGCAAGACCGACATCATCACGCAGTGGACCGACGTCGAAACCGCCGGCCTGCTCAAGATGGACTTCCTCGGCCTGCGAAACCTGTCGATTCTCGACAAAGCCGTGCAGAACGTCCGCGAGAACTATCCAGATTTCAACATGCGGCCCATCGACTTCCCGCTCGATGACCAGAAGACCTTCGCCCTGCTCCAGCGCGGCGAAACCAAGGGGATCTTCCAGCTCGAATCGGGCGGCATGCGGGACCTGCTGACCAAGATGAAGCCGGACAAATTCGCCGACATCATCGCCACCTCTGCCCTTTATCGCCCCGGTCCCCTGGAAGGGGGGATGGTGATGACCTATGTCGAGGTGAAACACGGGCGGCAACCGGTGCCGAAGGTTCACCCGCTGGTCGACGAAGTGCTCGCCGAGACCTACGGCGTCATGGTCTACCAGGAACAGGTCATGCGGATTCTCAACCGCGTCGGGGGCATCGAGCTTTCTGCCGCGTACCGCTGTATTAAGGCGATCAGTAAGAAGAAGCTCGAAATCATCGCGGTGAACAAGGAGAAGTTCATCGAGGGTGCCCAGGAAAAGGAGATGTCCAAGGACAAGGCCGAGGAACTCTGGGGGCTCATTGAGAAATTCGCCGGGTACGGCTTCAATAAGTCGCACAGCACCGCGTACGGGGCCATCGCCTATCAGACCGCTTACCTGAAAGCCCACTTCCCCAAGGAGTTCATGGCGGCTCTGCTTTCCTGCGGCATGGAGAGTTCCGAGCGGATGGCGGAACATACCGACGACTGCCGCCGCATGAAGATCGACATCGTCCCGCCCGATCTCAACATGTCCGACGTCGAATTCAAAGTCGTCGGCGACAAGGTCGCCTTCGGGCTCGGAGCCATCAAAGGGGTCGGCGAAGGGGCGGTCTCCGAAATCGTCGCGGAGCGCGAAGCCAACGGCAAGTTCACCAACATCTTTGACCTCTGTGAACGCGTCGACCCCAAGGCGCTCACCAAGAGCGTGCTCGAAATCCTGATCAAAGCCGGCGCTCTCGACAGCTTCGGCCCCAACCGGGAACAGCACATGCTCGCCATGGAAACCGCCGTTCAGATGGCGGCTCGCAAGCACCGCGATAAAGCCCGCGGTCAGAAGAGTCTTTTCGGAGGAGCAGCCAGTGCCGAAGTCGCTGAGTCCGTCGCCGGCGTCGTGCCCGATGCTCCCGACTGGACGCACGCGCAGAAGCTCGCCTACGAAAAAGAGATCTTCGGCTTCTATCTCACGTCGCATCCGTTGACCGAATTCGCCGACGAGATTACGCCGCTCGTGTCACACACGACGAAGGAGCTCGGCGAGATTGAGGACTCGATGGAAGTCCTGGTCGGCGGGATGATTTCGTCGATCAAGAAAGCGACGACCCGCAATCCGTCCCGCAACGGCAACAGCAAGTACGTGAACTTCGACCTGGAAGATGCGAACGGCGTCGTCCGCTGCATCATGTGGCCCGACGATTACTCCCGCTATCAGGAAATGGTCGTCGCCGACGAAATCTGCATCATCGCCGGCCGCGTCGACCGCCGCGGCCGCGAGCCGAACCTGATCGTCAACAAACTCATGACGATCGAATCGGCCCAGAAGCAGATGACGCAGCACCTGGCGCTGAAGTTCCAGCACGGCTTCCACACCGAAAACGACATGAAACAGGTCCGCCGCATCCTCGACCACCACCCCGGCAACACCAACGTCGTCATCGTCGTCGAAGCCCCCGACGAATCCAACCCCGACTTCCTCACCCGCACCACACTGGGCTCGCCAACACTCTCGGTGACGGTCTCAACCAGGTTGCGCGAAGAACTGAACCAGGTGCTGGGCGAATCGTTTTATCGAGTGCATGTGTCGGCCCCGAAGAAGAAACGGGACGGGTAATAAGGTAACCACCAAACGGGAGTTCGAAGGCGGTAGGCCAGGCACCGCTTGAACTAATCGTCCCTCTCGGCAACAGAACGCAAGATGGTTCACCCCACAGATCCCACTGAAGTACTCCACGCGTTCTTCGCGGCGATGTATGATTGGGAGAGTCAAACGTCCCGCCTCTGTGACATCCGTATCGATTTTCTCCGAAACAATTCTCCTGCCCCCGGAACATCTCCTCATGCCGACTGGAAGGCATGGATGCTACGATACCGCGAGATTTTCGATGACTATTGCATTCCACCCGCGAAAGCGAGAGATCCGTTCCTTAATACGCCTTCATCCTATGCGCCAACCTCAGCGGCCCTATCTCGAGTTGAGGAGGTTAGTCCGACAAAGAGAGTGTTCTTCTTCGACAGTCTCCACGGCATCTTTTTCAACATGGCATTCGAACTGATTTTGACAAGCGGAGGCGAATGGAAGATTTCGAATAGATTTCGAGTCAATCGCCGGGGAGAATTAACGCCTGAAAGCATCTGACTAAGGCGCCGGGTGCCAATGGGCACGTGCCTGGCATTAGTCCGCAGGTCAGGCCCCGCCGGGTGCCACTGGCTCCGCCAGTGAAATTTCAAATGGAGGGCTGCCCCAACAAGCGCACTGGCAAAGCCAGTGGCACCCAGCGAAAGGAAGCTCAAAGCCCGTAGGTCAGGCACCGCCTGACGCGGTTGCTTCGAGCAACGTCCACTTCTCGTCAGGCAGGGCCTGACCTACTTAACTGGCGCAACGCATGCATTTCCTCAAAAGAGCGCAAAGCTAAAAGGGGTTTAATATCGGGTCAGAGGAACGATGGCTGACTGAGATCGCCTCGTTGTCACTTCGTTAGGAAGTCGCGTATGATTGAGTTTCCATTTGAA from Rubinisphaera margarita encodes the following:
- the dnaE gene encoding DNA polymerase III subunit alpha; the encoded protein is MITEATSPQRPFAHLHCHSHYSLLDGANRIPAMIEKVKANNMNALAITDHGNLFGALEFYQKCKAADVNPIIGYEAYIAPGKRTDRSASRMKEASFHLTLLAQNKTGFQNLIKMASSAYLEGFYYKPRIDKDLLEAHSEGIICLSGCASSELSHYLLSENHKEAEQLLRWYEKTFGDRLYLEIQDSGVQIQKDCMERTIELADRFGFPLVATNDAHYLNQEDAGSHEVLLCVNTRTTMQNEKRMKLDSCEFHLRTPEEMYNAFPHCPDAVGRSQEIADRCDIDLDLTARHYPVFQPPEGKTDVTFLRELCEKGLQWRYGDQPAQVYYDRLEIELGVIEKMGYSSYFLIVWDFARFAREKGIPCTARGSACGALVAYLLGLGDVCPIQYDLLFERFLDPSRSEAPDIDIDFCRDRRQWVIDYVKEKYGEESVAQIGTFGTLKAKAALRDVGRALDVPLHRVNEIAKMVPEQLGIKLKDAIESTAELREQYDSDPQIKEMLDFAMALEGLARNVGTHAAGVVIGDRPLDEYIPLQRITGKTDIITQWTDVETAGLLKMDFLGLRNLSILDKAVQNVRENYPDFNMRPIDFPLDDQKTFALLQRGETKGIFQLESGGMRDLLTKMKPDKFADIIATSALYRPGPLEGGMVMTYVEVKHGRQPVPKVHPLVDEVLAETYGVMVYQEQVMRILNRVGGIELSAAYRCIKAISKKKLEIIAVNKEKFIEGAQEKEMSKDKAEELWGLIEKFAGYGFNKSHSTAYGAIAYQTAYLKAHFPKEFMAALLSCGMESSERMAEHTDDCRRMKIDIVPPDLNMSDVEFKVVGDKVAFGLGAIKGVGEGAVSEIVAEREANGKFTNIFDLCERVDPKALTKSVLEILIKAGALDSFGPNREQHMLAMETAVQMAARKHRDKARGQKSLFGGAASAEVAESVAGVVPDAPDWTHAQKLAYEKEIFGFYLTSHPLTEFADEITPLVSHTTKELGEIEDSMEVLVGGMISSIKKATTRNPSRNGNSKYVNFDLEDANGVVRCIMWPDDYSRYQEMVVADEICIIAGRVDRRGREPNLIVNKLMTIESAQKQMTQHLALKFQHGFHTENDMKQVRRILDHHPGNTNVVIVVEAPDESNPDFLTRTTLGSPTLSVTVSTRLREELNQVLGESFYRVHVSAPKKKRDG